The Cryptomeria japonica chromosome 6, Sugi_1.0, whole genome shotgun sequence genomic interval GAATCAACAATAGAATCAAAGAATCTATCACTTATCCAATATTTATAGAGACGAACCAAATAGCAGAAACTCATAGAAACTGGCTTTAAAATGCCACAGAAATCTAAAACACAAAAGAATGATCTATACAAGCTGAAGACCAGTTGTTGACAAAGCTAACAGAATAATAAACAGTTGTGTGCAATAAACATCATTCAAGGATGGAGATACATGTTTTGCCAGGAAATTACAAAAAATATCTCCTCTATAATCATGCTTAACTACAGCTACATGCACTTACATTTGGTTCCAGCTACCCACAACCACCTTCAAAAAATCATCTCTCTAACGCTATTTTGTCTTCTAAAATTGCTATGCAATCTTAACATTTCTCCGATGCTTGTATATTTCATTAATATCTCATGCATAGATGACAAACTCGCCGAATACTCGGCGAGtcacaaaaactcgccgagtttttggccctggcgagtagtaatgacttctactcgccaggaaactcgccgagtttttggcgagtttttgccaaaaactcgccCGTGTTTTCTCCAAAAACTCGCCCGTGTTTTCTATACAGCCGAAAACGGCTTAAAAActcatttgttttttgttttccaattatgttttgggctgagaagggggaaactcattTGGAAGGCTTGGAAGGTGATTTGGGGTGGTTattgagtgattccaagtggatttgaaggggatttgaaggggatttgaagggaaaatcagattccaagtaagttttttaatttttttttctatgcttttttaaaacaatttgtttattttttgttgcatttagattgattacaaatgattcctaggtagtctaaatcatttctaagttatttacacaagatttaacacaattcttgttgaattttcacaatttttttgaagaatctagttttcaaaaaaaaattcaaaccctactttttttttaaaaaaacttcgaatgatgtctaaatttatttaaactaatgtagatagtttgcttagtgctaaattgtttaactaaaatgttaatttttttttgcactttgtatgtgtaggttaagtaagcattaatcatggcaagggagcaatggccactagatccatgcccatctggatttataggcacccgtcctagaggtgctagagatggggcatggaggtatgcctatgagggacccgatcctgggtcaattatatgcataaagtgtgagagaatacttcatggaggcatcaaccgcctcaaataccaccttgcaggaatagataggcatgatgctagagcatgccttgggaccaatgaagaaataaaaagacaaatgaatgccttacttgcagctggggaagagaagaaactgcaaagggagagggcaaaactagccatgagatcagccatagctgaatctcaaggtgtttctattgaccttgaagaggaagaagaagcacttgagggcatagtgggctctcggcgtggcccacgtatccgcaaaccGACCATCAGCTCGCCCATTgcttctgcttcctctagtagagtacctggccGGGGCcctgttccacttccatcacaacgATCAGGTtcgataggtgattattttgtgcccagaaACACACCTGGaggacaaccatcattagaggctagtggatggaataaggaggtacatgagaaaactgacattgcaattgctgatttttggtacttcaacaacattgcattcaatgtggcggagaatgcttattggttgaatttggtgactgctatgacagtttcaagaaaggggtacaaggccccttctcgcagggatttgagtgggaggttagtaaattactacatagtccacttgatttcatttttaattattttttagatttcttgtttattaaatcaaaattgtgtactaatacctaatttcactttgcacttacaggttgctcacaaatgcagttgctagggcaagagaagtgatggaggatcaaaaaattgattgggcaaattatggctccaccattctttctgatgggtggacagatggcaagaaccgcaccatcatcaattttttggtcgcttgcaaggaaaatgtagtgttcttgaaatctgtcgatgcctccaacaaggtgaaaaatgcagaaacattggctggaatgttggagcgtgtcatcatggaggtgggggtagagaatgtggtgcaaatcatcacagataatgcaacagcatatgtgtcagcaggtagaatccttttgaattatcacctttaggcattagcaatattctcatttgttgtgggctttgttttacttggttgcatatttcttaagaataaattcttcttttgcaggaagaatcctccaagagaggcaccccactcttttttggacaccttgtgcagcacatgtccttgaccttcttttggaggacataggaaaacttgagtgggtgactccagttgtggaagatgcaaggaggatcaccaaatatatctacaatcacccttgggtcctaaatttgatgagacaacacacgcaagggaaagatttggtgagagctggtgtcacaaggtttgcaacgattttcttgacgttgcaaagcattcttgctgcattgacttctttgaaacaaatgtttgtgagtggagaatggcttaactcaccttattcaaagaagcctgaaggagaggctgtcgcatgcatagtcttcgacaaccaatttgcacaaagggctgcagagattgtgaaggttgttacttcaaaactttaatttttaaattttagttattcttgattcaagtctctcattactaatttgtaacttcattatttaaattttgatctttttgtaatttgtatttttcaattgtaggtgtcagagcccttggttcgagttcttcgcttggtggatggggataaaaccccaatgggatatctttatgaggccatggatagggccaaagagtctatcaaaaattactacaagggggataggctcaaatttgatcccatttgggaaattgttgataggaggtggaacaatcagctccaccaacccattcatgcagcagggtacttcctcaaccctcgttttaggttcgggggttcttactcagattcgaatggagaagtcatggagggcctcagtacatgcattgagaggatggtacctgatgttgaggagagagacctcattgtgagtgagctccaaaattatgagggaggaaggggtaagctattctcttcagagctggctaggagaggaagaaccactcaaaccccaggtataacatttgccatttggattttgggatctaaagactaaaatgattgataaattatgttttctcttttctctttgctttctaacttttccattttatttattttgcagatgcttggtggcaaaattggggtggaaacaccccacatctcaaaaaatttgccctcagagtcttatgtcagccttgcagttcatccaattgtgagcgcaattggagcttgtttgaagcaatccacacgaagaagaggagcaagttagcgcagaaacggctcaatgaccttgtctacgtgcaatataatcttcgattgcgcgtaaagaaggtagaggaactagaaggtggtccaattgacttggatgatatagatccttacagtgattggacatcacaggagcagcctccattgttttccgacactgacatcactaatttggagaggcaggctatggaggaggggggtggatttggtttcaggctggatgacattgaggaggatgaggatgaggatgaggatgaggattcattgccagtgccagaggcaggtggagacatagcttcatccaggatggaggatgagtctcaatcaaccataccgagcgaggaggcacagtcacgcccagtCCCGCAGCAGACTTATACGACTAGAcagtctagaccctctagttctacctctccccatgtttttgctagagctgggaagaggaagttgtaattgtaatttgtgatgatgtatttacttttggttttacaaaaactatttagtaatttactattttgcttcaggcttccagccatcagcattcctcatgaggatgcgattttgtagacactttgcatttaaatatatctagaatcagcttgtttcttttgtgttatcatttattgactctttggatgcatcttctcattaaaaattgcaaaaaaaatgcgttttttactaagtttaagcgtgtttttaagttgccgagtttttcgccgagtttttcccgagttttcgccgagtttttttcccaggggcttggcgagtcgagccgagtcgcgagtagttcaactatgatcTCATGCACAAATGTGCATCCCTCATGTGCAACATCTCTTCTCAAGCTCTACATCTAATGCCCATACACAAGAATAAACTAAAGGTACAAACCTACATTAACACCTGTTATGTTGGTTTCAATGGGTTAATTGTAtaggaaataaaaaaattccaaaTCATGAAGTGCTAATATAAGACATAGCAGGGCATCTtaaagagttcttttcttcataaGAGGTCCATAATATCCCAATCATATCTTGGAAATGGGCATATCAGTTATAGATATTAGGAAAGGGCAACAATGCCTGAAACCATCAGATCTGGAGCTCCAGAGTATGCAACATGTCAAGCAAGggtcttgttgtgacgttttcacacatcaccccattgcaaatgggacccCTTATTTTTTAGGCCCTTTTGGTCTTTTGGTTTTCGTTTTTTGGGATCTTTGGTGGCGGTCTCGATAGTCTCTTTGTTTTGCAAGTGAGTGGGGTCAGTTTGATCAAGCCTGCAGCTCGTTTGAGCGATTTTGGTTAAGTCTAGGGCTCGaattgttagttttagggtttctacctttagtcctagattttaggggtttccttTTAGGACTTTCGAAAACTATATGTTGTAATGGAGTCAAGACCCTCTAAGGAACTGACACATGTAATTTGAGTGAATTATGAGCAACTTTTTGTTTTTtggaagttcctattttttagggatttcactaccTCTCGAAATGTCTTCATTTCACCAGAAATCAAACTTTACTATTTTTGGTTTCTATTTTTATAAAGTGTCCTTGCGTCCTGTTTTGTTCTAACACTGCATTTTGAAAGAGTATCTATTTTTCGAAAGTTTATTTGTGACAGGTCCTTGCAAGCTGACACTGAAGACAAGATATACAcgatcatttctaaatccggaaaagtCATGGAATTCCTTGGCAGAGTGAAATCCACGCCCAAATCCCAAGTAGGGGGCCAAAAGCAAGACATCATGGAaagagtgaaaatcatgaaattccTTCTCCAGATGGAAAATGTGCCTAGGTGAGTGAAAGGGCGCTAAAACTAGCTTGCCGGTTCGGGTTTGGGTTCGAAGAACCGGtatgccggtacggcaaaattttgaaaaggggtttgggttcattagcacaaaaacatgtaaattttatatatatatatattaatatttgtgCAGCCTATAAGCacgaattaagattagcatgtcacatatcatcatataaacaacaaaacaaacataaacttgtaatcatagcatcatgatcataccataatagcatcatatacatcaagtttaatatcaaaatgacaaaatattcaagtatcattgtttcaactttcaacaatataaagtttaatcatcaaatggatcagccaattcatcatcctcctcatcctcctcatccttgacattgacattagatgagccaacgccacttgcacttgcactataagtttgctcgccctccaagtcatcaagtgtcaatgcaagaagctgagaagcaggagcatccaaatcagtatgctctggctctatatcacACATCtctgtttccccttgtgtgtagtcacgttgtttgtgtcaaagaagacgtaggttggaatgcacatatactaaattctccgctctttttgatagcaacctattgcgctttataaagtggatgaaagagtatgtgctccaatttctttctgaagcagatgaactagcaacctatgaagacaaagtaaacaattaaagttatacattaataaaattaaaattaaaaattactagcaacctatgaagacaaagtaaactataaataaacttgtgataaattttaattaattaaacttacttgtgataaaacttttacagCGAGGGgctgtaggtgttggaagcatgcaccatggaagtaccaccagctatgagcatccttcttggatctatgacgaagtgcctcaacacttagaccattcccatttgcgaattctatgaactcgtttgtaacaatatctcgcaaatcatcatcaagatatagtctaagaaatg includes:
- the LOC131044216 gene encoding uncharacterized protein LOC131044216, which produces MRQHTQGKDLVRAGVTRFATIFLTLQSILAALTSLKQMFVSGEWLNSPYSKKPEGEAVACIVFDNQFAQRAAEIVKVSEPLVRVLRLVDGDKTPMGYLYEAMDRAKESIKNYYKGDRLKFDPIWEIVDRRWNNQLHQPIHAAGYFLNPRFRFGGSYSDSNGEVMEGLSTCIERMVPDVEERDLIVSELQNYEGGRGKLFSSELARRGRTTQTPDAWWQNWGGNTPHLKKFALRVLCQPCSSSNCERNWSLFEAIHTKKRSKLAQKRLNDLVYVQYNLRLRVKKVEELEGGPIDLDDIDPYSDWTSQEQPPLFSDTDITNLERQAMEEGGGFGFRLDDIEEDEDEDEDEDSLPVPEAGGDIASSRMEDESQSTIPSEEAQSRPVPQQTYTTRQSRPSSSTSPHVFARAGKRKL